A genomic stretch from Desulfolutivibrio sulfodismutans DSM 3696 includes:
- a CDS encoding transcriptional regulator → MYRWLILILAGFILWKLFTGDKKRKKAQEKEDKESLLATGEMVKDPMCGAFVSKDGDIRVREGDKVHYFCSYECREKYVKMLQGDTASVGSETGDAKKDA, encoded by the coding sequence ATGTATAGATGGCTCATCCTCATCCTGGCCGGATTCATCCTGTGGAAGCTTTTCACGGGAGACAAGAAGCGCAAGAAAGCCCAGGAGAAAGAGGACAAGGAAAGCCTGCTGGCCACCGGGGAAATGGTCAAGGATCCCATGTGCGGGGCCTTTGTCTCCAAGGATGGCGACATCCGGGTGCGCGAGGGCGACAAGGTGCATTATTTTTGCAGCTATGAGTGCCGGGAAAAATACGTGAAGATGTTGCAGGGCGACACGGCGTCTGTCGGGTCCGAGACCGGGGACGCCAAAAAGGACGCCTGA
- a CDS encoding GDSL-type esterase/lipase family protein, translating to MNPVVPLLLSLQIVFCGDSLTRGFDYYKIFDGQERVYVQGIDSSTSADVLGRIEPIAQRKPQKMFLMIGVNEIGAGQRIVENYEKMIRRVQEVSPYTKIYVQSILPTRVARINNDDIVAVNQKLSDMCKKFNSFVRYLDLYPAFVADDGKLGPNFTEDGIHLTRNAYSLWKKLIVNQL from the coding sequence ATGAATCCTGTCGTACCCCTCCTTTTGTCCCTCCAGATCGTTTTTTGCGGGGACAGCCTCACCAGGGGCTTTGACTACTACAAAATCTTCGATGGCCAGGAGCGCGTCTACGTCCAGGGCATCGACAGTTCCACCAGCGCCGATGTCCTCGGGCGCATTGAGCCCATCGCCCAGCGCAAACCCCAGAAAATGTTCCTCATGATCGGGGTCAACGAGATCGGGGCCGGGCAGCGTATCGTGGAGAACTATGAAAAGATGATCCGGCGCGTGCAGGAAGTCTCCCCCTACACCAAGATCTACGTGCAGAGCATCCTGCCGACCCGGGTGGCGCGCATCAACAACGACGACATCGTGGCCGTCAACCAGAAGTTGTCGGATATGTGCAAAAAATTCAACTCGTTCGTGAGATATCTGGATCTTTATCCGGCATTTGTGGCCGACGACGGCAAGCTCGGCCCCAACTTCACCGAAGACGGCATCCACCTCACCCGGAACGCCTACTCCCTGTGGAAAAAACTCATCGTCAATCAGTTGTGA
- the folK gene encoding 2-amino-4-hydroxy-6-hydroxymethyldihydropteridine diphosphokinase, which translates to MGLGANQGDARAALDEALRRLGELPGVHVAAVSPCYVTEPQDKADQPWFHNRVAALDLGPSWTPESLLGALQDVEAAMGRPSQGQRERFGPRPIDLDLLLFGTTLRDTDVLTLPHPRMRQRAFVLVPLGDIAPALVFPDGEGIGAALTKIPFKIEGNSIFQGP; encoded by the coding sequence GTGGGGCTTGGGGCCAACCAGGGCGATGCCCGGGCCGCCCTGGACGAGGCCCTTCGCCGACTGGGGGAACTGCCCGGCGTGCATGTCGCGGCGGTTTCCCCGTGCTATGTCACCGAGCCCCAGGACAAGGCCGACCAGCCCTGGTTCCACAACCGGGTGGCGGCCCTGGACCTTGGTCCGTCCTGGACTCCGGAATCCTTATTGGGCGCGCTTCAGGACGTGGAGGCGGCCATGGGCAGACCGTCTCAAGGGCAACGGGAGCGGTTCGGCCCCCGGCCCATCGATCTGGATCTGCTGCTTTTCGGGACCACGCTTCGCGACACGGACGTCTTGACCCTGCCGCACCCGCGCATGCGCCAACGGGCCTTCGTGCTGGTTCCGCTTGGCGACATCGCCCCGGCCCTGGTCTTTCCGGACGGGGAGGGGATCGGCGCGGCGCTTACGAAAATCCCTTTCAAAATCGAGGGGAATAGCATATTCCAAGGTCCGTGA
- the xerD gene encoding site-specific tyrosine recombinase XerD: MKRRPGPPPPHRADAPVVHSMVDRYLEHLLVVKGLSENSLSAYSLDLDVFQRFLTERGGDIEAVTDETIFLYLLHLRQRGLSSRSMARRLSALRGFFAFAVDEGLLAESPAALVESPKLPRMLPDVLTTDEVAGLLAAPDVNTPLGFRDKAMLELLYAAGLRVSELVTLTPLDFDAQTGLLKIFGKGSKERLVPIHYLAQDICIRYLQNVRGAFKPVEHFFFLNRSGKGLTRQGVWKLIKRYALQAGITKDISPHSLRHSFATHLLEGGADLRTVQILLGHADISATEIYTHVQSKRLLAVHEAYHPRSRLGGKK, from the coding sequence ATGAAAAGGCGGCCCGGGCCGCCCCCGCCGCACCGTGCGGACGCCCCCGTCGTCCATTCCATGGTGGACCGCTACCTGGAGCATCTCCTGGTCGTGAAGGGCCTTTCCGAAAACAGCCTGTCCGCCTATTCCCTGGACCTGGACGTTTTCCAGCGGTTTCTGACCGAACGCGGCGGCGACATCGAGGCCGTCACCGACGAGACGATCTTTCTTTATCTGTTGCATCTGCGGCAACGCGGCCTGTCCAGCCGGTCCATGGCCCGGCGCCTCTCGGCCCTGCGCGGCTTTTTCGCCTTCGCCGTGGACGAGGGCCTGCTTGCCGAGAGCCCGGCCGCCCTGGTGGAGAGCCCCAAGCTGCCGCGCATGCTGCCCGACGTTCTGACCACGGACGAGGTCGCTGGGCTTTTGGCCGCCCCGGACGTGAACACCCCGCTGGGATTTCGGGACAAGGCCATGCTGGAACTGCTCTACGCCGCCGGGCTGCGGGTCTCGGAACTGGTGACCCTGACGCCGCTTGATTTCGACGCCCAGACCGGGCTTTTAAAAATCTTCGGCAAGGGCTCCAAGGAACGCCTGGTGCCCATCCACTATCTGGCCCAGGACATCTGCATCCGCTACCTGCAAAACGTGCGCGGGGCCTTCAAGCCCGTGGAGCACTTTTTTTTCCTCAACCGCTCGGGCAAGGGCCTGACCCGCCAGGGGGTCTGGAAGCTCATCAAACGCTACGCCCTCCAGGCGGGCATCACCAAGGACATCAGCCCCCACAGCCTGCGCCACTCCTTCGCCACCCACCTCCTGGAAGGCGGCGCGGACCTTCGCACCGTGCAGATCCTGCTGGGCCACGCGGACATCAGCGCCACGGAAATCTATACCCATGTCCAGTCCAAGCGGCTGCTGGCGGTCCACGAGGCCTACCACCCCCGCTCCCGGCTGGGCGGAAAAAAATGA
- a CDS encoding LL-diaminopimelate aminotransferase, with translation MTQFRLADRVAKLPPYLFAEIDRLKAEVKSQGMDIISLGIGDPDLPTPDFIIEALHASAKKPENHQYPSYTGLLSFRKAVADWYKTRFGVDLDPDNEVVSLIGSKEGIAHFPLAFIDPGDLALIASPNYPVYPVATGFAGGESLILPLTPDNDFLPDLDAVSDAQWDRAKVIFVNYPNNPTGATAPREFYEKLVKKARDTGTILVSDAAYTEMYFDAAKKPLSIFEIPGAKDVAIEFHSLSKTYNMTGWRIGMAVGNESLVKGLGKIKENVDSGIFQAVQEAGVAALTQGEPYAASFRAIYKERRDLAVPALRKMGLDCRTPDASFYLWCRVPAGETSAGFVSRVLKNTGVVVTPGNGFGAPGEGFFRIALTVGKQRLEEALSRIASL, from the coding sequence ATGACCCAGTTTCGACTCGCCGACCGCGTGGCCAAACTTCCCCCATATCTCTTTGCTGAAATCGACCGGCTCAAGGCGGAAGTGAAAAGCCAGGGCATGGACATCATCTCCCTGGGCATCGGCGATCCGGACCTGCCCACCCCGGATTTCATCATCGAGGCCCTGCACGCCTCGGCCAAAAAGCCGGAAAACCATCAATACCCCTCGTATACGGGTCTTCTGTCCTTCCGCAAGGCCGTGGCCGACTGGTACAAGACCCGTTTCGGCGTGGACCTGGACCCGGACAACGAGGTGGTGAGCCTCATCGGGTCCAAGGAGGGCATCGCCCATTTTCCCTTGGCCTTCATCGATCCCGGGGATCTGGCGCTTATCGCCTCGCCCAACTATCCGGTCTATCCGGTGGCCACGGGATTTGCCGGGGGGGAGTCGCTGATTCTGCCCCTGACCCCGGATAACGACTTTCTGCCGGACCTGGACGCCGTCTCCGACGCGCAGTGGGACCGGGCCAAGGTCATCTTCGTCAACTATCCCAACAACCCCACCGGGGCCACGGCTCCCCGCGAATTCTACGAGAAGCTGGTGAAAAAGGCCAGGGACACCGGGACCATCCTGGTTTCTGATGCGGCCTACACCGAAATGTACTTCGACGCGGCCAAAAAGCCCCTGTCCATCTTCGAGATTCCCGGAGCCAAGGACGTGGCCATTGAGTTCCACAGCCTGTCCAAGACCTACAACATGACCGGCTGGCGCATCGGCATGGCGGTTGGCAACGAAAGTCTGGTCAAAGGGCTGGGAAAAATCAAGGAAAACGTGGACTCGGGAATTTTTCAGGCCGTGCAGGAGGCCGGGGTGGCGGCCCTGACCCAGGGCGAACCGTACGCCGCCTCGTTCCGGGCCATCTATAAGGAACGCCGCGATCTGGCCGTGCCCGCCCTGCGCAAGATGGGGCTTGACTGCCGCACCCCCGACGCCTCCTTCTACCTGTGGTGCCGCGTCCCGGCGGGCGAAACCTCGGCCGGATTCGTGTCCCGGGTGCTCAAAAACACCGGCGTGGTGGTCACCCCGGGCAACGGCTTCGGCGCGCCCGGCGAGGGCTTTTTCCGCATCGCCCTGACGGTGGGCAAACAGCGCCTTGAGGAGGCCCTGTCACGGATCGCCAGCCTGTAA
- the fsa gene encoding fructose-6-phosphate aldolase, which translates to MKFFLDTANLDEIRQARAYGLIDGVTTNPTLFSRESGDWRTLAEKICRETPGPVSLEVIGQTTAEMIAEANELVKIGPNVVVKIPMTLDGMAAVKELTAQAIDTNVTLVFHPLQALLAAKAGATYVSPFVGRLDALSQNGMEVVEQIVAIFKNYDFAAQVLVASVRHPLHVLEAALCGADVATIPFAVIRELSRHPLTDKGLETFMKDWEKVQK; encoded by the coding sequence ATGAAATTTTTTCTCGATACCGCCAACCTGGACGAGATCCGCCAGGCCCGGGCCTACGGGCTCATCGACGGGGTGACCACCAATCCGACGCTTTTTTCCCGGGAGTCCGGGGACTGGCGCACCCTGGCCGAAAAAATATGCCGGGAGACGCCCGGTCCCGTGAGCCTGGAGGTCATCGGGCAGACCACGGCCGAGATGATCGCCGAGGCCAACGAACTGGTGAAGATCGGCCCCAACGTGGTGGTCAAGATCCCCATGACCCTCGACGGCATGGCGGCGGTCAAGGAACTGACCGCCCAGGCCATCGACACCAACGTCACCCTGGTCTTCCATCCCCTGCAGGCGCTTCTGGCGGCCAAGGCCGGGGCCACGTACGTCAGCCCCTTCGTGGGCCGACTGGACGCCCTGTCGCAAAACGGCATGGAGGTGGTGGAGCAGATCGTGGCCATCTTCAAAAATTACGACTTCGCCGCTCAGGTGCTGGTGGCCAGCGTGCGGCATCCCCTGCACGTGCTGGAGGCCGCCCTGTGCGGCGCGGACGTGGCCACCATTCCGTTTGCGGTCATCCGGGAGCTGTCGCGGCATCCCTTGACGGACAAAGGGCTGGAGACGTTCATGAAGGACTGGGAAAAGGTCCAGAAGTAG
- the uvrC gene encoding excinuclease ABC subunit UvrC, whose protein sequence is MSSRSFHFQPTDFPASPGVYLMKGAQGKILYVGKAKSLRSRLSSYFRADSGHTPKTRALVARIAAVDVLLTATEKEALLLESSLIKKHRPRYNVVLKDDKQYILFKLDKNAAYPRLTFTRKVERDGSAYFGPFTSAAAARRTWKEIGRAFPLRKCSDKALANRVRPCLFQHIGQCLAPCVNEVPRDEYMELVRRVEAFLSGRSGELLRGLEREMLMASENLDFERAAKLRDLIRAVKKTVEGQAAVLPDPVDLDVLGLSAGPGGSRAQARDGSEPGEEAPRGLGASILFVRQGRLLDKRDFYWPNLDPADAAEAVRGVLGQFYRAESYVPPRILLPEAAVSAPAMPGEDGDGGWELAAETLADLRGAPVKLAGPRGKNERKLMELAEVNAARAFAERGREADFAAMSARLAKALHLAESPRRIETVDVSHLGGTDVRVGCVVFEDGRPKKSDYRLYAFPELQGSSDDYLSLASFVPRRLASGAPFPDLLLIDGGKGQIRAVERAMEEAGQAGLFPLASIAKSGRSAADMEDRVFLPRRKNPVNLAPGSPELLFLQRLRDAAHAFCLGGQRRARKKTALKSEVASLPGVGPKTAKLLFAHFGTVAAMRRASLEDLAALPGFGITKARKVSDLLSGLGTPDDPAEAFGNVPGPQAAGARRSS, encoded by the coding sequence ATGAGCTCCCGGTCCTTTCACTTCCAGCCCACGGATTTTCCCGCCTCCCCGGGCGTCTACCTGATGAAGGGGGCGCAGGGGAAAATCCTCTATGTGGGCAAGGCCAAAAGCCTGCGCTCCAGGCTTTCCTCCTATTTCCGGGCCGATTCCGGGCACACCCCCAAGACCAGGGCCCTGGTGGCCCGCATCGCGGCGGTGGATGTGCTTTTGACGGCCACGGAGAAAGAGGCCCTTTTGCTCGAATCGAGCCTGATCAAGAAGCACCGGCCGCGCTACAACGTGGTCTTAAAAGACGACAAGCAGTACATCCTTTTCAAGCTCGACAAAAACGCCGCCTATCCGCGCCTGACGTTTACCCGCAAGGTGGAGCGCGACGGGAGCGCCTATTTCGGCCCCTTCACCTCGGCCGCCGCCGCCCGGCGTACCTGGAAGGAGATCGGCCGGGCCTTCCCCCTGCGCAAGTGTTCCGACAAGGCCCTGGCCAACCGGGTCAGGCCGTGCCTGTTCCAGCACATCGGCCAGTGTTTGGCCCCGTGCGTCAACGAGGTGCCCCGGGACGAATACATGGAGCTGGTGCGCCGGGTGGAGGCCTTCTTGTCCGGCCGTTCGGGCGAGCTTTTGCGAGGGCTTGAGCGGGAGATGCTTATGGCCTCGGAGAATCTGGATTTTGAGCGGGCGGCCAAGCTGCGCGACCTCATCCGGGCGGTGAAAAAGACCGTGGAGGGACAGGCGGCGGTGTTGCCGGACCCGGTGGATCTTGACGTGCTGGGTCTGTCCGCAGGGCCGGGCGGCAGCCGCGCCCAGGCCCGGGACGGTTCCGAGCCCGGCGAGGAGGCCCCCCGGGGGCTGGGGGCCAGCATCCTTTTCGTGCGCCAGGGGCGGCTTTTGGACAAGCGGGATTTCTACTGGCCGAATCTGGATCCGGCCGATGCGGCCGAGGCCGTGCGGGGCGTTTTGGGACAGTTTTACCGTGCCGAGAGCTATGTGCCGCCGCGCATCCTTTTGCCCGAGGCAGCCGTATCCGCGCCTGCCATGCCCGGCGAGGACGGCGACGGCGGATGGGAGCTTGCGGCCGAGACCCTGGCCGATCTGCGCGGCGCTCCGGTCAAGCTGGCCGGGCCGCGCGGCAAAAACGAGCGCAAGCTCATGGAGCTGGCCGAGGTCAACGCGGCCCGGGCCTTTGCCGAGCGGGGCCGGGAGGCGGATTTTGCGGCCATGTCCGCCCGGCTGGCCAAGGCCCTGCATCTGGCGGAATCCCCCCGGCGCATCGAGACCGTGGACGTTTCTCATCTGGGCGGCACGGATGTCCGGGTGGGGTGCGTGGTCTTCGAGGATGGCCGACCCAAGAAATCCGATTACCGCCTCTACGCCTTTCCGGAGCTTCAGGGTTCCTCGGACGACTACCTTTCCCTGGCCAGTTTTGTGCCCAGGCGTCTGGCCTCGGGCGCCCCGTTTCCCGATCTGCTGCTCATCGACGGCGGCAAGGGCCAGATCCGGGCCGTGGAACGGGCCATGGAGGAGGCCGGGCAGGCCGGGCTTTTTCCCCTGGCCTCCATCGCCAAGTCCGGCCGCAGTGCGGCGGACATGGAAGACCGGGTGTTTTTGCCGAGACGGAAAAATCCCGTGAACCTGGCCCCGGGCAGCCCGGAACTGCTGTTTCTGCAACGCCTGCGCGATGCGGCCCATGCCTTTTGCCTGGGCGGGCAACGCCGGGCGCGCAAAAAGACGGCCCTGAAAAGCGAGGTGGCAAGCCTGCCCGGGGTCGGCCCCAAGACCGCGAAACTCTTGTTTGCGCATTTCGGGACGGTGGCGGCCATGCGCCGGGCCAGTCTGGAAGACCTGGCGGCGCTCCCCGGATTCGGGATCACCAAGGCCAGGAAGGTCAGCGACCTGTTGTCGGGACTGGGGACGCCGGACGACCCTGCGGAGGCGTTTGGGAATGTCCCCGGCCCTCAGGCGGCGGGCGCCAGGCGCAGTTCGTAA
- a CDS encoding GNAT family N-acetyltransferase, whose protein sequence is METHLHIRDVAPEASLGAVRELFREYAASLGFGLEFQDFEAELAGLPGRYAPPGGCLLVAEAGDGPVRFGGCVALRDLGRGVCEMKRLYVRPWFRGQGLGRRLAETVIARAKNMDYASMRLDTIATMAQANGLYQSLGFSPIPAYCPNPIPGALFYELRLAPAA, encoded by the coding sequence ATGGAAACGCACCTGCACATCCGGGACGTCGCCCCGGAAGCAAGCCTGGGCGCTGTCCGGGAGCTTTTCCGGGAATACGCCGCCTCGTTGGGGTTCGGGCTGGAGTTTCAGGACTTTGAAGCGGAACTGGCCGGGCTGCCGGGGCGCTATGCCCCGCCCGGCGGCTGTCTGCTGGTGGCCGAGGCCGGGGACGGCCCGGTGCGCTTCGGGGGCTGCGTGGCCCTGCGCGATCTGGGCCGCGGCGTGTGCGAGATGAAACGACTGTATGTGCGGCCCTGGTTCCGGGGCCAGGGGTTGGGGCGGCGACTGGCCGAGACGGTCATCGCCCGGGCCAAAAACATGGACTACGCCAGCATGCGCCTGGACACCATCGCCACCATGGCCCAGGCCAACGGCCTGTACCAAAGCCTGGGATTTTCCCCCATCCCGGCCTATTGCCCAAATCCCATCCCGGGGGCCCTGTTTTACGAACTGCGCCTGGCGCCCGCCGCCTGA